The nucleotide sequence TTTTGTTTCATATATACTTTTTTCAGCAGTTTTTTTACAACACGCAAAAAACTAAAATGGATAAGTGGTGAGTATATAATACTAAGCTAAGATTTTTTCCAAATCAATCTCATTTTCTAGGCTACAACCGGTGTATTCAAACCTCTTGGAGAACAAGAATTTTTGCGACTGCCAAATATTAGTGGGAAAAGAATCTTTCGATTGCCACAAGGTGATTTTGTCCAGTGCATCGGAGTTTTTTGAGCGCATGTTTCTGAGTGATTTCCAAGAATCCCAGTCGGGCAAATTCCGCCTGAGCGAGGTGAAACCGGAAACGTTCGCAGAGTTCCTTGCATATGTGTATATGTACTTACAACAAGAAGGATCTGGGGGAGAAACCCAGCTTGATGATAATGGAGCTACTTATCTGTGGATCCACATGGCTTGTGCCTTCTATAGTCTCCGATTGTATGGATATCCTCAAGGCCAAGGCTCCCAGTATGGTGATCAGCGAGCTTGTCGAGCTTTTCCAGTGCGCCCACAACGTAAACAACAAGGAGCTTATCGACATTTCTAAAAATGTGAGTTTTTAGCGGCTAGTAAGTCTTTCAGAATCTAATTTTACTTTGATCAAAAGTAACAGAACCTTGATACTTTTGAGTGCCGATAGACTATTAACTCCCTTTTTATTTTCCAAGAACTTGAGCCGTTTTAAAACCACCATGAATTGCTACGATGCACTGCTTCTGACTTCGGATGTCTTTGAGCAGTATGTCATTCTGGCCGAGGGCTTATTGCCCGAGATCGAGCGGTTCAAGATGATCCAGGCTTACATAACCGTTAGTGGATTGATACACCATGAGACAGCCGAGCCTTCACTGGATGTCGTCGACGACAAGAATAATGAAAATGACAGTGGTGTTGGTGACGTGGCAATACCAAAATCCAATTCTGAAGACAGCGGGGGCGAAGATCCACAAACTGAGGGCGAGCCCGGAACTTCAA is from Drosophila suzukii chromosome 3, CBGP_Dsuzu_IsoJpt1.0, whole genome shotgun sequence and encodes:
- the LOC118877417 gene encoding uncharacterized protein; the encoded protein is MCICTYNKKDLGEKPSLMIMELLICGSTWLVPSIVSDCMDILKAKAPSMVISELVELFQCAHNVNNKELIDISKNNLSRFKTTMNCYDALLLTSDVFEQYVILAEGLLPEIERFKMIQAYITVSGLIHHETAEPSLDVVDDKNNENDSGVGDVAIPKSNSEDSGGEDPQTEGEPGTSKAICDSNVQKTEVHKDSDLLDEAKDSKIKLIHLKYIKTLLGYIKFNNMTKNDVYNVIGKSNLLNFKEKFDALYLTTY